From the genome of Brassica oleracea var. oleracea cultivar TO1000 chromosome C4, BOL, whole genome shotgun sequence:
TCTTAGTTTATCGAGAATTTGTCACTTTCTTGATCTTTCTTGGTTTTGTAATCTTCTGCTTTGAGTATAAAGGGAAAAAAGCATGGTTGTCTGGTTGATTTACTGTTGTTCTTGTTTAAATAATGTTTTGGTAAATATATAAAAATGATACGGTCGTCGGGAGTTTTTTTTGCTGGTTTTGGGGAAATGGTCGGGGTACAATTTTAATGTGTTAATACGCATACATACCAATATATATATATATATATATATATATATATATATATTCATTTTAAAGGTGGAGAAAATTATATACCATCGGTGCATGTAATTGTTTTCTTTATCGCTAAAATAAATAAATCATTTGGTTTATTTTGATTTGACTTCATGCATATAAATTCATGTAAAGGGGATGAATTTGTATGATGCGTGTCATTTTTATTATATAGAATGTTAATATTTCTATACATAAGTTCGCCTAACAACCTTAACAATCGAACATGCATTGAGTCTATATCTAATCGATAAAGTTAATGAAGGTAATAAAAGGTAACTAGTCAATGTTTTAGGTAAGTAATAAGTACATGCAATCGTTTTTATTTTGAAACTACACGTAGTAACTATTTCGGGATGATTAGACTATCGTCACGTTAAGCGTATGAAACGTTAAAACTAAGAATTAATTAACTTGTAAAATGTATATATAGGTGGTGAATCTACAGGCAGAAGTTTCTTACTTACAAGCCCATTTGGCATCCCTAGAGCTACCTCAGCCGCAAACACGACCACCGCCTCTAACGCAACCACAACCGCTCTTCTTCACTCCGCCTCCGCCTCTTTCCATAACAGATTTGCCTGCATCAGTCTCACCATACGATTTAGCCTCTATAGTCGATCCACCGACGTCGTGGGCTACACAACAACGAAGATTCGTTGATCCACGTAACCAATACGGTGGGTCATCATCATCTTCTTCAGCTGCCGTGGGGCTCGGTGGTGGAAACAGTGATCTTCAAGCATTAGCACATGAGCTCCTACATAGACAAGGATCTCCTCCACCTGCAGCTACCGACGGCTCGCCGTCTCGGTCCATGTCTAGATGAGTTTGGCTTTGATCAATATATCTGCTCTTTGTTATTAGGAAAATTAAATTACTACTCAATAAATTTAATTTTCTCGGAATATTATAAGGACCTATTGATTATAATTTTCTGACATTTACCTATAAAACTGTATTTCCTTTTTTCTCCAGTGAGTAATTCTTATGTTCCCTTAATTATAATTTATACTCATGCATTTAATCAGCCGCCGTGTATACCAA
Proteins encoded in this window:
- the LOC106340708 gene encoding LOB domain-containing protein 18, whose protein sequence is MSGGGNTITSVGGGGCGGGSSSGGGGSSGGGGGPCGACKFLRRKCVPGCIFAPYFDSEQGSAYFAAVHKVFGASNVSKLLLHIPVHRRADAVVTICYEAQARIRDPIYGCVAHIFALQQQVVNLQAEVSYLQAHLASLELPQPQTRPPPLTQPQPLFFTPPPPLSITDLPASVSPYDLASIVDPPTSWATQQRRFVDPRNQYGGSSSSSSAAVGLGGGNSDLQALAHELLHRQGSPPPAATDGSPSRSMSR